A region of the Acidobacteriota bacterium genome:
TGAGAATTACCAGGATCTCCACGACCTGATCTTTCAGATCAACAATCTCTCCGGCGCGGCCCTCGAATCCTTCCTCCTGGACAACGTCGATCTACCGACGATGGTCAACTACATCGCGGTCAGCAATCTGATCCATAACAACGACCACCTGAAGAAGAACTACTTCCTCTATCGGGAGACCGAGGGCAGCGCCAAGTGGGGTGTCCATGCATGGGACCTCGACCTGACCTTCGGGCGGAACTTCTTCGGCTCGTCGCTGAACGACACCATCTGGGCCGACCATGACTCGATCCCCGGTGAGGATGTGGTCGTCTCGCCGAGTCATCCGCTGCTCGGGACGATCGATCGGCGAACCGTCCTCGGGAATCTGAATCGATTCCTCGACCGCATCCTCCGTAGTGGAGAGGACGTCGAGTCGATGTACTTCCGACGTCTTCGAAGCATCATGGACCTGCTCTTGGTCGAGGGTCGATACGAGACCCGAATCGATGAGCTGTACGCTCAGACATCCGTCGAGGCCGCCCTGGATATCGTGAAATGGGGGCAGTACGGTGTGGCGCAGACTCAACTCCAGGCGATCGATATCCTCAAACAGGACTTCATCGAAAAGCGACGCACCCATCTGTACGTGACCCACAGCGTCTGTAATATCCCCGATGCCCAGTCCCCGATCGCCGACGTCATCATCAGCGAAATCATGTACCAACCGGCCGGTGGACTGCCCAATGCGGATCAGGAGTTCATCGAGTTCTACAATCCGTCGGTGATCGATGCCGTGGATATGAGTGATTGGCGACTCGACGGTGTCGCTCTGACGTTTCCGCCGGGTACGGTCATCCCTCCCAACGGCTACATGATGGTCACCAAGAACGAAACGCTGTTTCGTCAGACGTACGGCGGCGGCCATTACGTCGCTACGGCCTACTCGGGATCGTTGAACGATCTTGGCGAAACGTTGACTCTGAGAAATGAGTTCGGTGCGGTGGTCGCATCGGTCAAGTTCGAAGCGGTTGCGCCCTGGCCAACTGACGCCGCGGGCATCGGAGTTTCGCTGGAGTTGATCGACGTGACCCTCGGCGAGTCCCATGTGGGCAACTGGGCCGCCAGCAGTTCCATGGGTGGGACGCCCGGTCTTGCCAACACCGCTTCCGGGTCCGTTGCCGCCGTACCGGCCTTGACGATCAACGAGGTGTTGCCCGTTAACGCAACGGTCAACATGGATGAGCAATCGGAGTCCGATCCATGGATCGAGATCTACAACGCGGGACCTGCGATGATCGATCTCCAGGGATACCATCTGACCGACGACTACCTCACCCCGACGAAATGGACTTTCCCCGCTTCCAGCGACGTCTGTTCCGAATGCTGGCTGCTGGTCTGGGTGGACGGCGAAACCGGTGACGGACCCCTTCACACGAGTTTCGCGCTCAATTCCGGCGGCGGGTCGATTGCTCTGACCGACGCGACCGGCGCCCTCATCGATTACGTGAATTACGGCAGCTTGCCAGCCGATGTCAGCTTTGGCCGTTTCCCGGAGGAGGACACGGCTTTGCGGATCCTCTCCATGGCGACGCCGGCGGCCGCCAATCTCGCAACGCCCAGCGCGCTGATTCTCAATGAGTACAACGCAGTCTTGCCAACGAACAAACTCGACAACCTGGCGTCGGACACCTACTGGGGCCGGATCGACGGAAATGGCGGTGACTGGTTCGAATTGGTCGTGACCAGTGATCACCTCGACATCACCAACTGGGAGCTGGCTCTCACGAATGATACGGGTGGGGTCGGCGAGACTACGCAGTCGTTGTTCTTTTCCAGCAACACGCTCCTGACGGACCTACGCGCCGGAACGATCATCACGATTTCCGAAGACCTGGCAGACGATGCCTCCTACGATCCCGCAGGGGACGACTGGTGGATCAATCTCAACGCAGGTGGGTCGGGGACGGGCACCTACATCACGGCGCAGGACTTCGAGGTTTCGAACCAGAATTGGCAACTGACCATCCGCGACGACATGGCGGTCGACCAATTCGGCCCGGTGGGCGAAGGGATCTTGCCCCTCGCCGGAATCGGCAACGACGAGGTCTTCAAGCTTGAGGACGATCCGTCGCCGTTCATCACTCCCTCGTCAGACTACAACGACGGAACGTCCAGTACGTTCGGCTCCGAAAACATCTTCTCGGCGGGATCCCGCACGCAGGACTTCAGCGCCCTGCGCGAAATCGGCCTCGAGGGTACCTGCACGGTTCCGGATGGGGATGGCGATGGCATCTGCGACCAGGATGACAACTGCCCCTCGAACCAAAACGCCATGCAGGAAGACGCCGACGGCGACGGGATCGGTGACGTTTGCGACGCGTGTTCCAATGACGCCAATAACGACATCGACGGCGACGGTTTCTGCGCCGACGTCGATAACTGCCCGATCAACGCCAATGCCGGTCAGGAAGACGGCGAAACCGACCTGATCGGAGACGATTGCGATAACTGCATCGCCACCTCCAATTTCGATCAGGCGGACGAAGACGGCGACGGAATCGGCGATGCCTGTGACGCGTGCCTGATGGATCCGGTCAACGATCCGGACGGCGATCTCATCTGTTTCGCCGTCGACAACTGTCCCGCGATCTCGAACAACGGTCAGTCCGACATGGACTCTGATGGGTTGGGAGATGTCTGTGACAGCTGCCCGGACGACGAGAACAACGATCAGGACCTCGATGGGGTCTGTGGCGATATCGACAATTGCCCCGCCAGCCCCAACGGCAGCCAAACCGACGGGGACTCCGATGGGGACGGAGATCTGTGCGACAACTGCGTCGCCGTATCCAACGCCAACCAGACCGACACCGACGACGATGGTGAGGGAGACGCGTGTGACACCGATGACGACAACGATGGTCTCCTGGATGGTCCCGACAACTGTGACCTGATCGCGAACCCCGGCCAGGAAGATGCCGATACCGATGGTCAGGGTGACGCCTGCTCGTCGGACGACGACGGCGATACGGTCACCGACGACATGGACAACTGTCCTCTGGATGACAATCTGGGGCAGGCCGATCTCGACGGCGACATGGTCGGGGACGCCTGTGACTGTGCCTCGAGCGATCCCAGCCTTGCTTCGACTCCGGGACAGATTGGCGCGAGTCTGCGGATGACCTCCGGTGGCGCCCTATCGTGGTTACGCGGGCCCGAAGGTTTTACCTCCAACCTCTATCGGGGGACCTTCACGGCAGGCGCTGCGTGGGCCTACGACGAGACCTGTCTCACCGATAATCTCGCCGAGCTTACCGGAAACGATGCGGCAGTCCCGGCGGTCGGCCAGGGCTACTACTACCTGGTCGGAGGTCGGAATAGTTGCGGAGACGGTCCGATCGGGCTGGGCGTTGCAGGCGTCGGCATCACGCCGGCAGCAGCGTGTATGGCCGGCAGCGGTGATTTCGATGTTGACGGCGTGAATGACGACGGCGACAACTGCTCCACGATGTCGAACGTGGGCCAGACCGACGGCGATTTTGACTTCGTCGGAGACGTCTGCGACAACTGCCCGGCGACGGCAAATCGACTCCAGCTGGACGCCGACGCGGACCTGACAGGCGACGAGTGCGACCCGGACAACGACAACGACGGGCTTCCCAACGAGAGCGATAACTGCCCGCTGGATTCGAATATCGGGCAGAGCGACGCCGACTTGGATGGGATCGGGGACGTCTGCGATCCATGCACGGATATCGATGGCGACGGTCTTGGGGACCCTCAGTTTTCGAACGTTGGCTGCAATCCGGATCCGTTCCCGGACGATATAGAGAACGACGTCGATGCAGATGGTGTCGGTGCGACGGCCGACAACTGTCCGCTGGATCATAACGCCGACCAGTTGGATGACGACGGTGATGGTCTTGGCAATGTCTGCGACGATTGTCCACTCGATCCCGAAAACGATATCGATGGCGATGGGTTGTGTGCGGGTGGCTGCGATTCGGTGCAAACGCAGGTTCTCCCATTCACCCAACCTCTGGACACGATCGTCGTCGGCGAGGGATCGTCGATGCGATACCTCGCCAATCTCGTCGATCCCGGCGTCGCAAACACGTGGACGGCCAGCGCCTTTAACGACAGTGCGTGGACCGTCGGTACCTATGGCATCGGTTACGAGGCCAATACCGGCGCCGAGAATCTGATCCAGACCACAGCGCCGGTGGGATCCCTGTCCGTCTACACCCGGGCCACGTTCAATATCGCGGATGTCGGCATGGTGGACGATCTATGGATCGCGGCGGATTACGACGACGCCTGGGTCGCGTGGATCAACGGGGTCGAGGTCTATCGTTCTGCGGAAATGCCGGTGGGTGAGCCGACCTGGAACGCCGATCCAAGCTCCAAGGAATCCAGCAACGGCATGACGCCGGACTACGGGCTGATCTTCGATATCTCGTCAATCGGGTTACCCGAATTGCAGAATGGTGACAATGTCCTGGCGGTTGCCGTATACAACCGAATTCCTGCCACGCCGCCGTCGACGGATCTGGTTCTGGTTCCCCGCCTCGCAATTAATCGGGTGCCGGCGATGCGCTATAGCGACAACGTCAGCGATCCGGGCCTTGGTCTCACATGGACGACGGAGGTCTTCGACGACTCGTCGTGGGGCAACGGTGCCTATGGCGTCGGCTTCGACACGCTGGGACCGCCGAACACCCTACCCCTGCTGGCCTCCGTCGTTCCGGATGGAACGATCTCCGCGTACACCCGCGTCGGGTTCGAGGTCAGCGATTCGACCGTCTTGACGGGGATCTTCCTGGCCGCCGACTACGATGACGGGTATGCCGTGTGGATCAACGATGAAGAGGTCTATCGATCGCCCGAGATGCCCGTGGGCACGCTGGACTGGGACACTGTGCCCCAGTCCCACGAGTCGAGCAATGCGGCGCCGCCGGACTTCTCGTCACAGATCGACATCACGTTGGCCGCGCTCCCGTTCATCCGTACCGGCCAGAATCTCTTCGCGGCCGCTGTCTGGAATACGAGTGGGACGTCGAGTGATCTTGTGCTGTATCCTCAACTCAGTGCCGATCTGCTGATCGCCGACAACTGTCCTTACATCGCAAACCCGGGGCAGGAGGACATGGAACTCGATCGTGTCGGCGACGTTTGCGATAACTGTGTCAGTCAGTTCAACCCGACCCAGCAGGACACCGACGGCGACGGACTAGGGGACGTCTGCGACCCGTGATCGATCAGTCTCGCGAGAACATCGAACGGAACGCGTGACCGGCGATCTGCGGGTTTTCGCGAAGGCGTCGAACGGAGTAGGCGTACCACTGTTCCCCGTAGGGCACGTAGACGCGTAGGCGATGGCCGTCCGCAAGGATGTTGTTCCGTAGGCGCTCGCGGACTCCCAGCAACATCTGAAACTCGTAGCGATCGCGGGAGACATCAAACTCGCGGATCAGTTCGAGAGCGCGCTCGACCAGCCATTCGTCGTGGGTTGCGATCGCCACCTTGGCACCACGTTCGAACATCCGTCGCGTGCACGCGACAAAATTCTCGCGGATCTCGTCGAACCCCGTGTGGGCGATCTCTTCGGGTTCCAGGTAAATCCCTTTGCAGATCCTGAAACTGGCAGGTTGCGTCGTCAGGACGTCAATGTCGGAGAGCGTTCGACGAAGTCTCGCCTGCAACACGACACCGATATGCGCGGGCATGGTGCGCCGCAGGCGCTCGTAAGTCCGGAGAGTCTCGTCGGTGCACGGCGCATCTTCCATATCGATACGCACGGAATTATCGAGCTCGGCGGCGAGCTGGGTCACTTCCAGTATTCGCTGATAGCAAGCCTCCGGGTCCAGTAAGAGACCGAGGGCTGTCAGCTTGATGGAGACGTTGGTCTCCGAAAGACCTTCCTGCTGGATTCGGCGGAGGAGTTTCAGGTACGCGTCCGCGTTGCGATCTGCCTCGGCGGGTGCTGTCGTGAACTCACCCAGGATGTCCAGAGTGACCATCGCCCCTGCATCGCGAAGTGGCCGTACGCGTCGCAGCGCCTGTTCGGCCGTCTCACCGGCGATATAAGGTTCCGAAAAGTGACGGACGATCGGGCGGGGAACTACAGGCAGCGACCAACCGATAAGACGATCAAGCAGGCTCATCAATCCGGGCCAGAACTTCGCCGTCTTCCGGGAAACGTCCGAGTTCTTTTTTTGAAAATATCAATTGGTCGTCGACTCGGATCTCGAACACGCCACCACCGGACGCGATCAACTCGGCTTCGACCCCCAACGCACGTTTTAGCTCATCTGCCAGACCGGCAGCTCGTGGTTTGTAATTTCAAGAAGCGCAGTATTCGATCGTGATCTTCATCGGGCACCTACTCGCGGTTAGCGTCTACAATTGTCGGGGTCGGCAACGTTGGTAATCCTACCAATTGCGCATCTGTCGGGCCAACCGAATTCCACCTTTCGGGGAAGGTAGAAGAGCCAGTGACCAACAGGACGAGCATTCGGTTCCTCGGGGCGACCGGGACCGTGACCGGTTCGAAGTTCCTGATCGAGCACGAGGGATTTCGGGTGCTCGTGGATTGTGGGTTGTTTCAGGGCTTGAAGAACCTTCGGATGCAGAATCGCGCGACACCCCCCGTAAATCCATCGAAATTGAATCTCATCGTACTGACTCACGCGCATATCGATCACACGGGCTACCTGCCTCTGATGGTAAAGCGGGGATACGAAGGCGACGTCCTCGCGACCCATCCGACCGTAGACCTCTGTGGGATCCTTCTACCCGACTCCGGATACCTCCAGGAGGAGGATGCCCGCTGGGCCAACCGCCGCGGTTACTCCAAGCATCAACCGGCGGAGCCGCTCTACACGCAGCTGGAAGCCCGCGCCTCGCTGAAAAATCTGCGTCCGGTTCCGTTCGACGAGACCCTACAGATTCACGACTCGATGAGCGTACGGTTCAGGCCGGCCGGTCATATTCTCGGTGCCGCAATCGTAGAGTTTCGACTGCATCGAAACGGTCGTGAGGATATCCGCTGTGTTTTCTCGGGGGATCTTGGGCGTTGTAGCCAGCCGATCATTCCTCCCCCAAGTCCGCTGCCCGATTGCGATCACCTCGTCATGGAGTGCACGTATGGCAATCGTGACCATCCTGACGACGACCCGAAGGACCTCCTCGAGGATGTGATCCGGCGGACCGCCGAGCGCGGGGGGATGGTCGTCATTCCGGCATTCGCTGTAGGGCGCACGCAGGCGCTCCTTTTTATTTTGCGAGAACTGCAGAATGAGGGGCGCCTACCGCGGGATATTCCGATCCATATTGATTCCCCCATGGCGATCCAGGCCACGAAGATCTTTACTCGTCATCGCGACGCTTACGATCTCGAGTCGCGAGGGCTCCTGTCCACAGGTGAGGATCCTCTGGGTCTCTCGAACGTCGTCATCAACGAGACCGTCGAACAGTCCAAATCATTGAACGATCTCCGCTATCCTGCGATCCTGATATCGGCGTCCGGCATGGCGACGGGGGGGAGGGTGCTGCACCATCTCGGCTACCGACTTCCGGACCATCGGAACACGGTGTTGTTCGGTGGCTACCAGGCCGTTGGAACTCGGGGTCGACTACTGCAGGAGGGTCGGAAGACGGTGCGAATCCATGGCCGCGAGGTCAGGGTGCGTGCCGATGTCTTGACCCTCGACGGGCTGTCGGCCCACGCCGATCGAAAAGGGTTGATGACCTGGCTGGAGTCGGGGTCGCGCATTCCGGAACAGATCCATCTGGTCCACGGAGAGTCGGAGGCCCGCACGGCATTCGCTGACCAGATCTCGGGGAAGCATGGTCATCGCCCGAATTGTCCGGAGTTCGGCGAACGGGCCGAACTCTCGTGAGGGAATGCGCATGAGTCAATTCGTCTTCGAGTTCCTGCGGACATCTGCAGGCCAGGCGCCGGAGGCCTCTGCCGACCATCGGCGGTGGTGTCTTGACCTACATGGAGACGGCCGACTGGGGTTGGCGGGCGCCTACACCGACGGCTCGGGCTTTCTCGTGATCCTCCAGGGCTTGGATCGTCTCGAGGGAGAGCGTCTCGTGAGAGACCATCCCTGGGTGGTCGCGGGTTCCGGCAGCTGGTCATTGCGGGAGTGGAGTCCCGATCCGAGCCCCGATCAGTCCTGAGACACCGCAACCGGTGGATCGACCCAGCGACCATGATCCTTGATCAGCTGAACCAGTCGCTCCTCTGCGCCCTTCGTCGGAATATCCCGCGCAACCATCTCCTTACCGACGAATAGCGCGATCTTGTCCTCTCCCCAGCCGACGTAGCCGAAGTCGGCGTCGGCCATCTCCCCCGGGCCGTTCACGATGCAACCCATCACCGCAATTTTCAGGCCCTTGAGATGGGATGTCCGTTCCTTGATTCGAGCCGTTGTCTCTTCCAGGTCGAAGAGCGTGCGACCGCAGGACGGACAGGAGATGAACTCCGTACGGGTAATTCGAACGCGCGCTGCTTGCAGAACCCCGAACGCGACGCGTCGTGACTCCGTCGCGTCCGAACGGCGAACCTGAATTGAATCGCCGGTTCCGTCACAGAGGAGACCGCCGAGCTGAGTGGCCGTTTTCAGCAGACTCGCCGTGTCCAGACGATCGTCGCGGTCGATCAGGACCAACGGAATGGGAGCCCCAGCGTGGGTCAGCGCCGCGGAAAGTAATCGGTAGCCATGCAGGGTCGAGATTCGTGGATCCGGTACCAGGCCGAACTGCACGTGTCGAAGCGGCGCCGCGTTCAATCCATCGATGCAAGCGAGCGCGGTCTGTACGACCTGTCTCAACGGGTCCGCCGTGTCCTGCGTCGCGCGAAGTTCCACGAGCAAGAGGCGATCGGCACCCGCCGCCGAGTCAAGAAGCTCTCGGATGGTATCGACCGAGTTGACGTCGCACTCGACCTGGAGACGATCCGTTGCCGCCCACCAGCGGTCGGTCGTGTCCAGGGCCGCATCGGTCTTGACTCGCGCGGAGAGTGCGACGCGTGGGGCGACGTTGTGGAGTGCCTGGCGAAGCTCGAGAAGTCTCTGGTCATCTCCCGATTCGAAGGCGTCGATCACGATGACGTCGGCGCGAGTCTCTTCCGGCACGCGGACCCCGATCTGCGAGTCGAGTTCCGAGCGGATAGCCTTGGGCTCTGAGAGCACCTGGACGAGAGGCGTCTCGACCGCGACGGTCTCGCCGCCGCCGATACGAAGCGCGCCGCAAGTCACCGGCTCGGCGACCCGGCGATCGTAGCGATGGGGGTCCCTGAGCTCCGGCCATGGGTCCGTGGGTTGCTTGAGTTCGCCAAGATGGCGCGCGCTGTTTGCCACCAGTTCACGCGCGACAGGGATTTCCGCGACCGGATCCTCGGTGAGCGAGACACGAACCGTGTCTCCGAGGCCCTCGGCCAACAACGCTCCGATGCCGATCGCCGACTTGATCCTTCCGTCTTCGCCGTCGCCGGCCTCGGTGACGCCGAGATGGAACGGATAGTCCATTTGCTCCGCGGACATCCGCGACGCGAGGAGCCGATACACGTGTTGTACGACGACGGGGTTTGACGATTTCATCGAAAGCACGAGATCGCGATAGTCATGTTTCTCGCAGATGCGAACAAACTCGAGGGCGGACTCCACCATGCCCCCGGGCGTATCCCCGTAGCGGTTCATGATGCGATCGGAGAGCGACCCGTGGTTGGTTCCGATCCGCATGCTGACACCCAGCGTTTTTGCTCGCTTGATCAGCGGTGTAACCACGCGTTCGATTCGTTTCAACTCGCCGTCGTATTCCACATCCGTGTACTCACGTGATGCAAACTTCTTCTTGTCTGCGTAGTTACCCGGATTGATGCGGATCTTCTCGACGTGTTCAACGGCCTTCATGGCAGCGGCGGGGGTGAAGTGGATGTCCGCGACGAGTGGCACGCGGATCTGTCGACGTTTCATTTCCGCACGGATGTTCGGAAGGTTGTCGGCGTCGCCGGTTGTCGGAACCGTAACACGCACGATTTCGCAGCCGGCATCGACCAGACGCTCTATCTGATCGACGGTCGCCGTCGTATCGCGGGTCGACGGGGTGGTCATCGACTGGACACGAATGGGCTCGTGGCCGCCGATCGCGAGGTCGCCGATGGCCACCCGGCGGGTCTTTCGGCGATACGGTCGGATGCCGTTGTAGGTCCATGGGCGCACGGGTTCGGTCCTCGCGAGGCCCGGATCGGGCCCCGAACGATCATTTTATCAGTTCCGCAACGAGAAAAGCCGGGTCTTGCCGCAAAACGCCATGGTGCCCGGGGAGCATCGTGCGTACCCCTATGACCAGGGGCGTCGATCGAGGCTCTCCAGAGAGCCAAGGGGGCGCAATGCAACGAGTGACTCGGTGGTGGGCAGTCGCAATGGTCGCCGTTGCCGGCGCTGGGATCTGCCTGACCGTGATCACGGCGTTCTTTCTCAGGATCATCCGCAATGAACTGCCGTGGAACAACGGGGATGGCGCGCGACAGTTGTACCAACTTGTGGGCGAGTCCTACGGCAAGGGGTTCACTGCCGGCTTCTTCCTCTGTTTCTCGCTGACAATCGTCGCGATCGCGATCAGCGCGTGGGTCGAGCAGATTCGCTCCGCACGTCCTTCCAACTCATCGCGAGGCATGGATCTGGCGTAACGCGTTACCTGCAATCTTGGCGATCCGCCGGGAGGCGTCGACGCGCTTGAACAGTTCCTGATTGCATTCCAGTTCGAGACAATCCAGCCCGAACGTCGCCGCGTGGCGTTCGGCCGAGTACATCATTCCCTCGCGCCCCGAATAGGGTTCGTTGTATCGCACCCGCAAGCCGGCCTGTCGGAAGTGACGCACCATCCGTTGTGCCGCAGCGGGTGAGCGGTGATAGAGGATGCCGATATCGAATGCCCGTCGTCGCCGGCCGAGTCGAGATGTAAACGAATGCACGGAAAACACGAGCGGTCGTCCATCCCGCAGTAACGCATCGGACAGAACTCGATCGATTGCATCGTGGTAGGGGCGATAGACCGTGTCGATGCGATGACGACGTTCCGTGATCGAGGGCGGATCGTTCCAGGGAAGTTGTACGCCGCCGACTTCCGCTCGGAACATCGAGGCGTCGCCGATCGCACGATTGAGATCGATCCAGAGCCGCGAGAGCCGCGAGCCGACCGCCGGGGCTCGCAGGACGGCGTGGAGTTCTTTGCAAACGTCCCAGGCCCCGCGATCCCATCCCCAGTGTTCTCCGAGTCGACGACGCTGCGACTCGGAGCAGCGGATCTTCCGGGGCATGAGAGGTGTGGCGTGTTCGCAGGTCAAGACCGTGTGCGGCACGGCATCGCCACGCAGGAGCCTGTACGCTGAAGCCAAGACCGTCCCTCGGTGTTAGTCTCATGCAAGCCCACGGAGGGTACCAGTTGGTATCGCCGGCGGCCGATCATGGCGACGGGAGAGCCTTTGAACTGGCGAGTGCCCCTGCTCATCGGGTTAGTCTTCGTGGCCGGCGTCTGGATGGGTCGCGAGGTCGTTCGCGCCGTTCGCCCTGCGCCAGGGCCCCCGACACTTCGCGTCGGCGACGTCGCTGATGGCGACGATGCCGACAATGCCGGTCTTCCGCTTCCCGACGGACTCTCCGACGAGGAGCTTCGTGACATCGACATCTTTCGCGCAGCATCGCGGTCGGTTGTGAACGTTTCCGGTGTGGAGCTGCGACGCTCGTTCCGTCTCGATCTCTTCGAGATCCCTCGCGAATCGGGGACCGGGTTCTACTGGGATGATCGAGGTCATATCGTCACGAACTACCACGTAATCGATGGCTCCAATCGTCTGTGGGTCACGTTGCCGGATCGAACACGCTGGCCCGCCGCGGTCGTCGGTGCGGCGCCGGAAAAAGATATCGCCGTGCTGAAGCTGGAGGCCGGTGCGCCCCACCAGCCGGGAATCGAGAGGGGAGATTCCGGCGTGTTGCGAGTCGGACGGAAGGTACTCGCACTGGGCAATCCATTCGGCCTCGATCAGACCCTCACGATGGGAGTGGTCAGCGCACTGGATCGAGAGATCGACTCGCCCACCGGCCGCAAGATACGAGGGGTCATTCAGACCGACGCGGCGATCAACCCGGGTAACTCGGGTGGGCCGCTCCTGGACTCCGACGGCCGATTGATCGGTGTCAACACCACGATCGTCAGCCCCAGCGGTGGTTCCTCCGGGATCGGTTTTGCCATCCCGATCGACGCGATCGAGCGACTGGTGCCCCAGTTGATCCTCCACGGTCGGCTTGTCGAACCGGGGATCGAAGGGGTCGAGTGGCTGTCGAGTCGACGAAGCGGACGACTGGGGGTCGAGGGCGTCGTGGTGTACGCGGTGGAGCCCGGGAGCGGCGCGTCGCGCCTGGGGATCGTGGGACTGCAGCTGGACGAGCGTCGGCGATTGAGACTGGGAGACGTCGTGGTCGCCGTCGACGGCGAGTCAACGCCCGATCTGGACGCGTTGCGAGATCGCTTTGATCTTGTCGGTGTGGACGGCAACGTCGAGCTGACGGTCCAGCGTGCCGGGAATCG
Encoded here:
- the ispG gene encoding (E)-4-hydroxy-3-methylbut-2-enyl-diphosphate synthase, which codes for MRPWTYNGIRPYRRKTRRVAIGDLAIGGHEPIRVQSMTTPSTRDTTATVDQIERLVDAGCEIVRVTVPTTGDADNLPNIRAEMKRRQIRVPLVADIHFTPAAAMKAVEHVEKIRINPGNYADKKKFASREYTDVEYDGELKRIERVVTPLIKRAKTLGVSMRIGTNHGSLSDRIMNRYGDTPGGMVESALEFVRICEKHDYRDLVLSMKSSNPVVVQHVYRLLASRMSAEQMDYPFHLGVTEAGDGEDGRIKSAIGIGALLAEGLGDTVRVSLTEDPVAEIPVARELVANSARHLGELKQPTDPWPELRDPHRYDRRVAEPVTCGALRIGGGETVAVETPLVQVLSEPKAIRSELDSQIGVRVPEETRADVIVIDAFESGDDQRLLELRQALHNVAPRVALSARVKTDAALDTTDRWWAATDRLQVECDVNSVDTIRELLDSAAGADRLLLVELRATQDTADPLRQVVQTALACIDGLNAAPLRHVQFGLVPDPRISTLHGYRLLSAALTHAGAPIPLVLIDRDDRLDTASLLKTATQLGGLLCDGTGDSIQVRRSDATESRRVAFGVLQAARVRITRTEFISCPSCGRTLFDLEETTARIKERTSHLKGLKIAVMGCIVNGPGEMADADFGYVGWGEDKIALFVGKEMVARDIPTKGAEERLVQLIKDHGRWVDPPVAVSQD
- a CDS encoding N-formylglutamate amidohydrolase translates to MASAYRLLRGDAVPHTVLTCEHATPLMPRKIRCSESQRRRLGEHWGWDRGAWDVCKELHAVLRAPAVGSRLSRLWIDLNRAIGDASMFRAEVGGVQLPWNDPPSITERRHRIDTVYRPYHDAIDRVLSDALLRDGRPLVFSVHSFTSRLGRRRRAFDIGILYHRSPAAAQRMVRHFRQAGLRVRYNEPYSGREGMMYSAERHAATFGLDCLELECNQELFKRVDASRRIAKIAGNALRQIHASR
- a CDS encoding trypsin-like peptidase domain-containing protein; the protein is MNWRVPLLIGLVFVAGVWMGREVVRAVRPAPGPPTLRVGDVADGDDADNAGLPLPDGLSDEELRDIDIFRAASRSVVNVSGVELRRSFRLDLFEIPRESGTGFYWDDRGHIVTNYHVIDGSNRLWVTLPDRTRWPAAVVGAAPEKDIAVLKLEAGAPHQPGIERGDSGVLRVGRKVLALGNPFGLDQTLTMGVVSALDREIDSPTGRKIRGVIQTDAAINPGNSGGPLLDSDGRLIGVNTTIVSPSGGSSGIGFAIPIDAIERLVPQLILHGRLVEPGIEGVEWLSSRRSGRLGVEGVVVYAVEPGSGASRLGIVGLQLDERRRLRLGDVVVAVDGESTPDLDALRDRFDLVGVDGNVELTVQRAGNRRSVTVRLSPVG